The genomic interval AGATCTTGTCCATGTTGCTTCCAACAACAATTTCCTAACATGGGAGAAAACGGGATGAAGTACGAGTTCAGCTATCACTAGTATACATTGCTCGTTTATCAATTTTTTAACTTGAATTTGTGCTACACTTTCAGATGAAAGGAGCTAAACAAAACAAATGTCTAAATATTGGGGGGGGTTCCTCTAAATCAGGTGTGTGCCGctcaccatagaaatagaataccAATATGTATTTCTATGCTCCTCACCCTGACAGTGACGATGTTGGGGTGCTGGGCCTTCAGAATGGTGTTGATCTCTCTCAGAGACGTGATGGGGAAaccttctttctccttctccatctTCAAACGCTTCAAGGCCACAATCTCATCTGAAAGGGAaaggtgtgttttagtgtgtgtccGAGTCCAAGGGTTGAAAATCGATTGCAAGGTAGCCCACAgtgaaagtattcatacccctcgactttttcaacattttgttacgttacagccttattctaaaattgatttgttttttcccctcatcaattgacacacaataccccataatgacaaagcaaaaacaggtttttagaaatgtttgcaaatgtaataaaaaaatgacaagtattcagaccatttacttagtactttgttgaagcacctttggcagcgattacaagcttggcacatctgtatttggggagtttttcccattctctgccaatcctctcaagctctgtcaggttaaatggggagcgttgctgcacacctattttcaggtctctccagatatgtttgatcgggttcaagtccaggctctggctgggccactcaaggacattcagagacttgtcccgaatacactcctgcgttgtcttggctgtgtgcttaggtccgttgtcttgttggaaggtgaacctttgccccagtctgaggtcctgagcaggttttcatcaaggatctctctgtactttgctctgttcatctttcccgacttgtctcacagtccctgccgctgaggagtggcttccgtctgtgcACTagcataaagacctgattggtggaatgctgcagagatggccttctggaaggttttcccatctccacagaggaactctggagatctTTCAgatgaccatcaggttcttggtcacctccttgaccaaagcccttctccccgattgctcagtttggccgggcggccagctctaggaaaagtcttggtggttccgaagttcttccatttaagaatgatggaggccactgtgttcctggggaccctcaatgctgcagacatttcttggtacccttccccagatctgtgcctcgacaattCTTTCTCggaactctacagacaattccttcaaccccatggcttggtttttgctctgtcatgcactgtcaactgtgggaccgtatatagacaggtatgtgccttgtcaaatcatatccaatcaactgaatttaccacaggtagactccaatcaagatgtagaaacatctcaaggatgaccaatgaaaacaggatgcaccggagctcaatttcaagtctcatagcagagtctgaatacttatgtaaataaggtatttctgttcttcaatttttaatacatttgcaatttCTTTGTGTAGAATGAGGAAAACAATTGatataatcaattttagaatacggctgtaaagTAATAAGATGTAGAAAAAGTGAAGGCgtccgaatactttccgaatgcactgtacctgttTTTTTGTCCTTGGCCCTGTACACCACACCGTAGGTCCCTTCCTCGATACGATTTAGACACTGGAACTCCTCGACACTGCGACACCCCTGGAAAACCAATGTCAATTAATACGTCTCTATACGATTTGCATGTGTGTACAGGTCTGGGtcaaatatgtttttgttttctgttaAATACTTGAGCATTTCTTGGAATATTCTAATGGGCCCCAATATACATGGTAAGCTAGGTCAAGCGCACCTCAGGTGTTTGAAATAAAACAAACACGTATTTGAAATAAAACAAACACGTATTTGACACAGGTGTGGTGTGCTGCCAAACAGACCTGTAGAGCTGGCAGGTACTTGGGCAGCTCCTTCTTTAGCTCCAccggggagatgggaggggagtcAGGGATGTAGTTCTCCTCAAGTTCAGGGGTGGCTGAGTGGGAGTGAGACACCGACTGGGGGGTGACATCTCCCCCCCctgcttcttcctcctcctcgtcctcttcctcctcctcctcctcctctccactttcCTCAGTGTCATGGTCAAATCGGGACTCAGGCACTGGGATGGTTAATGAGGGGGCAGTTATAACTTATAGAAACAGAACAAAATAGCATATAGCAGCTGGTTGAGAATACCTCCTAACATTTTTAGATAAACAAGCTTCAAAACCAGTCAAAACAAACTTTACTCTTAGACATGACATAATAATACATGTTCAAATGACTGCCACCAGACAAATGGAGTACGAAATGCCTACCTGGGGCAATATGGTTGCTGTTCACTCTTTCTTCCTCAAACTCTTCCTCAGACCGCTCATCTTCACTCACGTCACCTGGAACACAGACAATGGGTGGGTCCAAGCCATGTCACCGTGACAACACCGTAATGGTAGTCCGGGATAAGAAATGCGCACgatcacacacacaatcacaataACAGAGAGACATAAATTCAGCAGACCTGCAGTCTGGTCAGATTCTCCTGAGCCCGAACCcgattcctcttcctctccctcgctGCTAGATCCATCATCATTCTCCTCCTCATCAGAGCCTGACCCTGAACCTAGGAAAGAAAAATCCACTCCGTGTCACCGCCAAACTACCCACATTAACATAACACAAGGAGAAGTGTCTTGACTGAATATCTATAACAGAACTCCATTACTGATTAAACATCAGTAGGAGTGTGCTTTGTTTTCATTCCTTTTTTGTTATGCCAATCTGGTGTAAAGTGACAGTGGGGTATGTTGCGACTGTAAATGAGTGTGTCTACCTAAGGAGGACTCTCCTGTACTGGTCTTCCTCTCGCTGTCACTGATGTCCTGGAGGTCAGAGAGAAGGTCCTTGTCCTCAGGCTTTTCATCCTTTGCCGCTGGACAACAAACACGAGCACCCCATTATAAGTCATGGATTTAATTTATTTTGAAGCTAACTACCACCAAAGCAATATTTTCTAAAAACAACTTGATTGGTTAGTCTCACCACCAGTTCTGTGTGGCTCGCTGTTTTGCTCCAGTCTATCCCGGGGAGTCTGGTTGGGGTTGGGACTGCGACTGCGGTGGCTCTGTTTGGGCTTATCACCGTACTCATCGGGCAGCGCACGGTGGTGGGACGGAACTGTCAGAGGGGGACAACAGATTGAGCTTCCTTCACCAACAGTGTGCCCTTACATACATCAAAAGACAtacatcactcacacacactctaaagCAAAAACTTTAACCTTGTGTGTGCGAATATGCATTTGTGAAGCCTGACCTTCTCGGCGCACCTCACGCTCTTTCCGGCGCTCCTctgcccttctctccctctccttctgctcACGCTGCTCCTTCTGCTGCTGCTCGCGGAGCTTGCGGTCCCTCTCGCGCTGGCGCTCCACCTGCTCCAACCTGTCCCTGTAGTCCGGGGAAGACGGGGGAATCCTGTCAGGAGCTCTCCAGAAACCCAAAAGCCACCCACCCCACACCGTTAATGTCTGCTTCAGGGAAGAGTACAGTATACAGTGTGACAGGTAACTGCACAGTAAACGTGATGACTGAGCAGTGATTGTTTGAAGATCTGCAAGATTAAAAGTAGACTAAGCAATATGACATCACAAGATAGTGAGGCGATACGCATTAATAAAAAAATGCTGATGTATTTTTTGGGTAGTCTTTGCTCTTGAAACTTTTGTTCCAACTTGCCCCACTCTTGGGGGTCATATTCTGATAGAGGTGTACAATATGAGATGCCGCTGATTAACAGACATGTTGAGAACTTCATACGTTTGAACACAAGTGATTTGTTCTGTTGTACATATTAGCTAATACAATCCACGCTAATACACCCAACTTTGTGTGTGTATGGTCACAGTAGTCGGTGGTCACCTCTCTCTGCGGGATTGTGCTCTGGCCTGTTCCCTGCGTTTCTGCCTCTCCCAGTCTCGCCGGGCCTTGTCCTGCTCCTCCCACTGCCGCTTTCTGCGCTCACTCTCCCTGTCCTTGTCTTTGGGCCGAACACGTTTCCCTGCTGCTGTGATAAATACAAAATGTGATAGAGTGCTAATAGGTGCTACATTATGCATAAATACAGTTTAACACTACATGATCCAGTCCCTATGAAGCATTCTACAGAGATACACGTCCCAGGATGGCAACATACCTCCTTCAGCAGAGTGACTGCGGCGGCGTCTCTTGTCCTTTCTTTTCTCCTCCTTTCTGTGGTGAGATTTGTCTTTTCTGGTAATTTGCTGGGGAGGCTTTATTGCCAGCGATTCATCCTCTTCTCCCCTGGAATTGGGAAGACTGTCTAGTGCCAACGACTCAACAAACAGGCTGCCCCTGTGCATAGCAGGGTGGCGTTCAGTTGGGACAAAAATGGGAGAAAATGTATTCAAAAGGAATAAGTTCAGTTTTGAAACATTTTTTTCTCCATTATCTGGCCCGCCTGAACGTGACCCTAATTCCCACAGCTCTTTTTTCGTATCCTCTTTACCTGTCCTCGGTGGAATCTTCCCGTATGTACGGGGAATTCCGGATTGttatttccatttttttatcCCGTAGTTCTCCTTCTTCCGGAGTGTCCCGTTTGGCTTCCCGATCATCCGTCTGTGGAACAGGGCACGGAACGCACTGGACAAGACATGAGAAAGAGGGGACATTATACGCATTCCCACCAAAAAACATGTAGGGGGAAAAAAACAGTATGGTAACCATAACAATGATTGATTGCACATATGGTAAGATTACAATAAAGATTGAGTCACTGGTACAGGTATAGCTCTAGTCTGTGATACATTTCGATAAACATGATCTAATCAAAATGGGAACCAGCATCCTCTGATGGGGGAAGAGAAACAATATGCCCCAAATCAACCCTAGACCATCGTCAGGTGGAGATCTGAGCTATCGGATGTGTGTAAGCAATATGGCAAACATTTCACCTAGTTTATCAGGGGGAAAGGTGGAGCCATTTCCACATTCCTTATCCCAATCTTTTTTCAGATCTCTCCAAGTGTATAGGGGGTACTAGGGTCAGTTTGGGGCACCACAGAATCTCTCTTCCGTTTACATTTTTCAGACGTTTGGGCTCCGTACTCTCCTCCAGCTCCCGTCTGCGTTTCTTCTCTTGCAGAATTTCGTCGAGTGTTTTCACTTTCCAGGTGTCCTTTTCGTCCCCCATCAGCACCCGCTCGCCGCctgctacagagacagagacccccTGCTTCAGACTAACATGGAGGGCAATGGAAGAGCAGTGTGCACTGGTGTCATGTTAGTGGCAACTGTGGTATTCATGTGCAAATATTTCATTTATATTCATTAGGTGATGTAGGCCTGCATTTAGCCTTTGGACAATACATTCCACAGTTCAATGCATGCGTTTCATGATTTGCGCAAAGGTGTACATAGCTACACACACTATTTCACACCTCGGGACAAGAGGGTTGTACGAATAAGAATTTGATGGGTTATAATAGTCAAGATGGGTCTTGCCCAGGATATAGAAAAAAAGGTCCCATCGTATAAGGGTTGTATGGGAGAGGAGGCTCAAGTTTGTAAGCCTATAATTTCTGTTGTTACCTGAGTAGCGCCTCGTATCTTATCCATAGCAGTTTCACTggtacaaaataaaaataaatcccaAAATGGAAGGAAAACGTCGGTGTgatagaagggggagagaagtCATACGTCCAAGTCAAATAGAGAGATCTACACACACGTTGCGTGAAACCGCACTGTGTAATGCTAAATGTGAACTGAATCTATGAAATATTACTCGCCGACACTCCTTACATTATAAGTATACAGCATAATTAGCTTTAATTCATTAGTTATCTAGCTAGGCCCGTTGTCATAAATAAACCAACTCTAAACGTTACGTGATACCAATTAACGTACTATATCGTACAGCTAACGGTAGCTAGCGTAAGCAAAATTCTCAATTACTAGTAGCTACTGTATACTAACCCGTGGCGGTCGTTAGTTAACATCTGAAAGTGTACCTAGCTGCATGCGTCGTGTAACTAGTAAGCTAGTCCGTTGCAGTCAGagccatatata from Oncorhynchus keta strain PuntledgeMale-10-30-2019 chromosome 27, Oket_V2, whole genome shotgun sequence carries:
- the LOC118359798 gene encoding cyclin-dependent kinase 11B-like isoform X9, whose protein sequence is MTFRRRRKRLSLPVVQDCAEYISAGGERVLMGDEKDTWKVKTLDEILQEKKRRRELEESTEPKRLKNCVPCPVPQTDDREAKRDTPEEGELRDKKMEITIRNSPYIREDSTEDRGEEDESLAIKPPQQITRKDKSHHRKEEKRKDKRRRRSHSAEGAGKRVRPKDKDRESERRKRQWEEQDKARRDWERQKRREQARAQSRRERDRLEQVERQRERDRKLREQQQKEQREQKERERRAEERRKEREVRREVPSHHRALPDEYGDKPKQSHRSRSPNPNQTPRDRLEQNSEPHRTGAAKDEKPEDKDLLSDLQDISDSERKTSTGESSLGSGSGSDEEENDDGSSSEGEEEESGSGSGESDQTAGDVSEDERSEEEFEEERVNSNHIAPVPESRFDHDTEESGEEEEEEEEDEEEEEAGGGDVTPQSVSHSHSATPELEENYIPDSPPISPVELKKELPKYLPALQGCRSVEEFQCLNRIEEGTYGVVYRAKDKKTDEIVALKRLKMEKEKEGFPITSLREINTILKAQHPNIVTVREIVVGSNMDKIYIVMNYVEHDLKSLMETMKQPFLPGEVKTLMIQLLRGVRHLHDNWILHRDLKTSNLLLSHKGILKVGDFGLAREYGSPLKPYTPVVVTLWYRSPELLLGAKEYSTAVDMWSVGCIFGELLTQKPLFPGKSEIDQINKIFKDLGSPSEKIWPGYNELPAVKKMTFTEYPYNNMRKRFGALLSDQGFDLMNKFLTYCPSKRILSDEALKHEYFRETPQPIDPSMFPTWPAKSEQQRVKRGTSPRPPEGGLGYSQLGDDDLKDTGFHLTTSNQGASAVGPGFSLKF